From the Motacilla alba alba isolate MOTALB_02 chromosome Z, Motacilla_alba_V1.0_pri, whole genome shotgun sequence genome, one window contains:
- the GCNT4 gene encoding beta-1,3-galactosyl-O-glycosyl-glycoprotein beta-1,6-N-acetylglucosaminyltransferase 4 isoform X3, producing MSMTRHKWSYKCPSQRKILILCLTGWLIALLKLLHVERHFFPSKGIYLVEHFLSTSSYVRNRYSYPRNEFQYEINCSSIYEQDPHEIGKSLEIRRKEIVDLADEDVVAMTSDCQVYRSLRKYQLKPVSPEEESFPIAYSLVVHKDAAMVERLIHSLYSHQNIYCIHYDQKAAKSFKSALNNLAKCFPNIFIASKLETVDYAHISRLQADFNCLSDLMDSPVPWKYVINLCGQDFPLRSNFELVAELKKLGGGNMLETSKPSSSKRERFTYHYELMKVPYEYMQMPVKTNISKNPPPHDIEIFVGSAYFVLSREFIQYTLESSLAKDFFEWSRDTYSPDEHFWATLVRVPGVPGEVPRSSQDITDLQSKTRLVKWNYLEDYLYPPCTGTHLRSVCIYGAGELRWLLNYGHWFANKIDSKVDPVLVKCLAEKVAEQQKEWVHLSSDEHFLHLSSTNALT from the exons ATGAG catGACGAGACACAAGTGGTCCTACAAATGTCCCTCACAAAGGAAGATCTTGATTCTGTGTCTCACTGGGTGGCTGATTGCACTGCTGAAGCTCCTCCATGTTGAAagacacttttttccttctaaaggCATTTACTTAGTTGAACACTTCTTGAGCACTTCTTCTTATGTTAGAAACAGATATTCATACCCTAGAAATGAGTTCCAGTATGAAATTAATTGTTCATCTATATATGAACAAGATCCTCATGAAATTGGCAAGAGTTTAGagataagaagaaaagaaatagttgATTTAGCTGATGAAGATGTTGTAGCAATGACAAGTGACTGTCAAGTGTATCGTTCACTTAGGAAATACCAGCTAAAACCTGTTTCTCCAGAGGAGGAGAGTTTTCCAATTGCCTATTCTTTGGTTGTTCACAAAGATGCAGCAATGGTAGAAAGGCTCATACATTCATTGTACAGtcatcaaaatatttactgcatTCATTATGatcaaaaagcagcaaaaagttTCAAATCTGCTTTGAACAATCTAGCTAAATgtttcccaaatattttcattgcatCAAAATTGGAGACAGTGGACTATGCACATATTTCACGTCTGCAAGCAGATTTTAATTGTTTGTCTGATTTGATGGACTCTCCAGTTCCATGGAAGTATGTTATCAATTTGTGTGGCCAAGATTTCCCTTTGAGATCAAATTTTGAGTTGGTTGCTGAACTGAAGAAACTTGGTGGAGGAAACATGCTGGAAACTTCAAAGCCAAGCAGTAGTAAAAGAGAACGATTTACTTATCACTATGAACTTATGAAAGTGCCTTATGAATACATGCAGATGCCTGTAAAAACCAACATTTCCAAGAATCCGCCACCTCATGATATTGAGATATTTGTAGGCAGTGCCTATTTTGTTTTAAGCCGAGAATTTATTCAATATACCCTTGAAAGCTCACTTGCAAAAGACTTTTTTGAGTGGTCAAGGGACACATACTCTCCAGATGAACATTTCTGGGCCACTCTTGTACGTGTCCCTGGGGTCCCTGGGGAAGTTCCAAGATCATCCCAGGATATAACAGACTTGCAAAGTAAAACTCGTCTGGTGAAATGGAATTACCTTGAAGACTATTTGTATCCTCCGTGCACTGGTACCCACCTTCGCAGTGTTTGCATCTATGGGGCTGGAGAACTAAGATGGCTGCTGAATTACGGACACTGGTTCGCCAACAAGATTGACTCCAAAGTAGATCCTGTTTTGGTAAAATGCTTGGCAGAAAAGGTGGCAGAACAACAGAAGGAGTGGGTACATTTGTCCTCGGATGAGCACTTTCTGCACTTAAGTTCTACGAATGCCTTGACATAG
- the GCNT4 gene encoding beta-1,3-galactosyl-O-glycosyl-glycoprotein beta-1,6-N-acetylglucosaminyltransferase 4 isoform X4, which produces MTRHKWSYKCPSQRKILILCLTGWLIALLKLLHVERHFFPSKGIYLVEHFLSTSSYVRNRYSYPRNEFQYEINCSSIYEQDPHEIGKSLEIRRKEIVDLADEDVVAMTSDCQVYRSLRKYQLKPVSPEEESFPIAYSLVVHKDAAMVERLIHSLYSHQNIYCIHYDQKAAKSFKSALNNLAKCFPNIFIASKLETVDYAHISRLQADFNCLSDLMDSPVPWKYVINLCGQDFPLRSNFELVAELKKLGGGNMLETSKPSSSKRERFTYHYELMKVPYEYMQMPVKTNISKNPPPHDIEIFVGSAYFVLSREFIQYTLESSLAKDFFEWSRDTYSPDEHFWATLVRVPGVPGEVPRSSQDITDLQSKTRLVKWNYLEDYLYPPCTGTHLRSVCIYGAGELRWLLNYGHWFANKIDSKVDPVLVKCLAEKVAEQQKEWVHLSSDEHFLHLSSTNALT; this is translated from the coding sequence atGACGAGACACAAGTGGTCCTACAAATGTCCCTCACAAAGGAAGATCTTGATTCTGTGTCTCACTGGGTGGCTGATTGCACTGCTGAAGCTCCTCCATGTTGAAagacacttttttccttctaaaggCATTTACTTAGTTGAACACTTCTTGAGCACTTCTTCTTATGTTAGAAACAGATATTCATACCCTAGAAATGAGTTCCAGTATGAAATTAATTGTTCATCTATATATGAACAAGATCCTCATGAAATTGGCAAGAGTTTAGagataagaagaaaagaaatagttgATTTAGCTGATGAAGATGTTGTAGCAATGACAAGTGACTGTCAAGTGTATCGTTCACTTAGGAAATACCAGCTAAAACCTGTTTCTCCAGAGGAGGAGAGTTTTCCAATTGCCTATTCTTTGGTTGTTCACAAAGATGCAGCAATGGTAGAAAGGCTCATACATTCATTGTACAGtcatcaaaatatttactgcatTCATTATGatcaaaaagcagcaaaaagttTCAAATCTGCTTTGAACAATCTAGCTAAATgtttcccaaatattttcattgcatCAAAATTGGAGACAGTGGACTATGCACATATTTCACGTCTGCAAGCAGATTTTAATTGTTTGTCTGATTTGATGGACTCTCCAGTTCCATGGAAGTATGTTATCAATTTGTGTGGCCAAGATTTCCCTTTGAGATCAAATTTTGAGTTGGTTGCTGAACTGAAGAAACTTGGTGGAGGAAACATGCTGGAAACTTCAAAGCCAAGCAGTAGTAAAAGAGAACGATTTACTTATCACTATGAACTTATGAAAGTGCCTTATGAATACATGCAGATGCCTGTAAAAACCAACATTTCCAAGAATCCGCCACCTCATGATATTGAGATATTTGTAGGCAGTGCCTATTTTGTTTTAAGCCGAGAATTTATTCAATATACCCTTGAAAGCTCACTTGCAAAAGACTTTTTTGAGTGGTCAAGGGACACATACTCTCCAGATGAACATTTCTGGGCCACTCTTGTACGTGTCCCTGGGGTCCCTGGGGAAGTTCCAAGATCATCCCAGGATATAACAGACTTGCAAAGTAAAACTCGTCTGGTGAAATGGAATTACCTTGAAGACTATTTGTATCCTCCGTGCACTGGTACCCACCTTCGCAGTGTTTGCATCTATGGGGCTGGAGAACTAAGATGGCTGCTGAATTACGGACACTGGTTCGCCAACAAGATTGACTCCAAAGTAGATCCTGTTTTGGTAAAATGCTTGGCAGAAAAGGTGGCAGAACAACAGAAGGAGTGGGTACATTTGTCCTCGGATGAGCACTTTCTGCACTTAAGTTCTACGAATGCCTTGACATAG